A genomic segment from Pseudoalteromonas aliena SW19 encodes:
- a CDS encoding VOC family protein, which produces MNKTKSHSHGIFCWSELCTQNWKEGKNFYTSLFSWGYDDQAIGEGVYYTMLQKQGDDIAAMYEMPKEQVDGGVPSHWLAYIAVDNVDNCAVKAKMLGAEIIAGPHDVMNAGRMLMLIDPAGATVALWQANEHKGCKRLGELNTPYWHELATKDSKVSSDFYCSLLGWTSEIKPMEGMDYTLFLVDGQPIAGMLEMTSEWPEDISAHWMIYFAVKNCDATVNKAISFGGEICVPATDIPEVGRFSVICDPQGAVFSVIESAMDNV; this is translated from the coding sequence ATGAATAAGACTAAAAGCCATTCGCATGGGATTTTTTGCTGGTCTGAATTATGTACGCAAAACTGGAAAGAGGGTAAAAACTTTTATACTTCATTATTCAGCTGGGGATATGATGATCAAGCTATTGGAGAAGGCGTATATTACACCATGTTACAAAAACAAGGGGATGATATAGCCGCTATGTATGAAATGCCCAAAGAGCAAGTTGATGGCGGAGTTCCCAGTCACTGGTTGGCGTATATTGCAGTTGATAATGTTGATAATTGCGCAGTTAAAGCAAAAATGCTCGGGGCTGAGATTATTGCGGGTCCTCATGATGTTATGAATGCTGGGCGTATGCTGATGCTAATAGATCCTGCTGGTGCTACGGTGGCTTTGTGGCAAGCAAATGAGCATAAAGGCTGTAAACGCTTAGGTGAATTAAATACACCATATTGGCATGAGCTAGCAACCAAAGATAGCAAAGTAAGTAGCGATTTTTATTGTTCTTTATTGGGATGGACAAGCGAAATAAAGCCGATGGAAGGCATGGACTACACTTTGTTTTTAGTAGATGGGCAACCCATTGCTGGCATGCTTGAAATGACAAGTGAGTGGCCAGAAGATATTTCTGCTCATTGGATGATTTACTTTGCGGTAAAAAACTGCGATGCAACTGTAAATAAAGCGATTAGTTTTGGGGGCGAAATATGTGTTCCTGCGACAGATATCCCTGAAGTTGGGCGTTTTAGTGTTATCTGCGACCCCCAAGGCGCTGTATTTTCGGTGATCGAATCTGCTATGGATAACGTTTAA